The stretch of DNA ctgcaccccgcacttaaggagcggttgtcacaggcaacgcgcggctggacgctccatgCGCTCCAtgcttcctcagctccgtcctcttctccccgagcctcctacggctccgctcccagagactccagagccttctagggctccgcctcccgagcctcctacggctctgctcccagagactccagagccttctagggctccgcctcccgagcctcctacggctctgctcccagagactccagagccttctagggctccgcctcccaagcctcctacggctctgctcccagagactccagagccttctagggctccgcctcccgagcttcctacggctctgcttccagagactcccgagccttctagggctccgcctctagagcgtcctacggctctgcctcctgagcctccctcagctccgcctccagaacctcacgagcctcctacggctccgcctcctgttcctcctacggctccgcctcctgttcctcctacggctccgcccccagagcctcctgatcctcctacggctccgcctcccgagcctcctacggctccgcccccaaagcctcctgagcctcccacggctccacctcctgagcctccagaacttcccacggctccgcctcacgagtctcttatggctccgcctcccgagcctcctacggctccgcctccagaacctcctgttcctcctacggctccgcccccagagcctcctgatcctcctacggctccgcctcccgagcctcctacggctccgccccaaagcctcctgagcctcccacggctccacctcctgagcctccagaacttcccatggctccgcctcccgagtctcctacggctccgcctcctgagcctcctgcggctcaggccccagagactccagagccttccttggctccgcctcctgagccttcctctgttccgtctcctgagccttcctcagctccgtcctcagagccttccaggcctcctgacccggcccctgtcctgtggccttctcccagggcccctgacctagtccctgtcctgtggccttctcccaggcctcctgacccggtccctgtcctgtggcctcctcccaggcctcctgacccagtccctgtcctgtggcctcttcccaggcctcctgacccagtccctgtcctgtggcctcttcccaggcctcctgacccagtccctgtcctgtggcctcctcccaggcctcttgaccctgttcccgtcctgtggccttcccccaggcctcctgacccggtccctgtcctgtggcctcctcccaggcctcctgacccggtccctgtcctgtggccttcccccaggcctcctgacccggtccctgtcctgtggccttcccccaggcctcctgacccggtccctgtcctgtggccttcccccaggcctcctgacccggtccctgtcctgtggcctcctcccaggcctcctgacccggtccctgtcctgtggccccctcccaggcctcctgacctggtccctgtcctgtggcctcctcccaggcctcctgacccggtccctgtcctgtggcctccccccaggcctcctgacccggtccctgtcctttggcctcttcccaggccccctgacccagtccctgtccagtggcctcctcccagcctgccctttgtgcccccttggacttcctgcctgccttctgtgtccccctggactgtctatctgcccctcgttgccccctggactgtctatctgccctctgtgcccccttggacttcctgcctgccctcgttgccccctggaatgtctatctgcccctcgtttccccctggactgtctatctgccccttgttgcccccttggacttcctgcctgccctctgtgcccccttggacttcctgcctgccctcgttgccccctggactgtctatctgcccctcgttgccccctggactgtctgtctgcccctcgttgccccctggactgtctgtctgcccctcgttgcccccttggtctgtctgcccacctcagGCTCCCCCCCAGTcgtggacattttttgttttgttttatgtcactgtgatcgtctggaatccgatccttgaggggggggggctatgttaggaattccttatCTTGTTTCagtgttgccctctgtctgcctttTTTGTCaccttgcattccatagttttcacttttgtcccttgtttagctccactgtctcacttgtcattgtttagaactacacttcccagaatccacctgccatcatcactgccattttgttcattgttttcacctgtgtctcattctgtcatcactcactgtgtatttaagccctgctttttgttcactcctcatcgttcgttgaatgttgttagactggtgtgtgtgtgttccctgcccgtgtcttctatgttatgtttatttccccattgagggttttcctttgtattttgcctgtttgtttttgtaataaagttgaactgcaactggatccgcatctcctcgtctgccttcgctgctcgttcataacaaAGATACACATTAGTTttcttgtaattaataaaatgtgtaaacacCTTTTGCAAGAATCTCATCATTTAGTaacaggctgctgagggcagtaaatctAATAAGAGTTGCTTTATTATTTCCAAATTTAACCAAAATCATTTAGAGGACTCTGAATTGACACCGGAATGGTTAAATTCCCATCCATACCATCATCAGAGGAAGAAAATAGTTTCAGTGGCAGagcatttttttattgcattttgatgaaagatcatgaaaatatttttctttacaatagcatggacattttttgaatatatatataattaaaagggGTCCGTTTTGACCGATTTGCGATTTGAATCTCATGTTCTCAGACTCAATCCTGCGTCAGCTCTTCATCGTGCGGTTCTTGGGCTCGATGGAGGTGAAGACCACAGAGAACACTGACATCATCTACGAGACCATGAGACAGATCCTAGCAGCTCGAGCCATCCACAACATCTTCAGAATGACTGAGTCGCATCTGCTCGTCACCTGTGAAAGCCTCAAGTGAGTTACAACCAATGACagtatgaatataaaataaaagtctaCGTGGTTTTAAATAAAGTCATTCGAGACCGTAGCCTAAAATCTTGGAAAGGATATTATGATTTGTGTCTCTTGTAACACTTTGTTTATTTCTAGGCTTATTGATCCACAGACACAGGTCACAAGACTACGGGTACGTCCACAAGTTTAAGCTGCATGTGTaatcaaacattttaatgttcatttattcAGTGTTGAggtgtttaaaggaatgttccatagtcaatacaagctcaatcaaAAGAATAAATTTTTCGActctcatttatttaaataaaaaaagcacaaaccgcagttacagtgaggctcttacaatggaagtgaataattttttgtggtatttaccattatgccacaaacgctaaCTATTAGCTTTTAATAAACATGCAATAGTGCTTTAATTTAAACCTGTGTTGTTATAGAGTcgatgtttgtctttttttttcagtttgctCTCTCCAGTGTTGTGCTGTGTGCGTCTCATCAAGAGAACAAACGTTTGTTTGGTTTCGTGCTACAGACAGCAGGACGTCGAGTCGATGGTCACCCTGTTACCGTCTGCTATATCTTTGAGTCAAACAATGACGGAGAGAtggtaaacattttttataatcaTTTATTACATCCATTAATGATTTTTGGGTGTCTAATTGAAAGCTCATGTTGTTTATTCTGATATTTTTGAATCTGTGTCAGATCTGTGACAGCGTTGGGTTGGCAAAGCAGATCGCCCTTCACTCTGAGACGGTGAGATGGACATTCTGTTCAATTGTTCAAATGACCCTGGGGTTTATTATACAAATAGTACTTTTTGGTCAGTGAATTCTTGAGAATCTGCATATGGGTTTTCCGACAGGACCGCAAAGCCacacagaaacagagagagatggaCAAAGCCAAGGAGAAACAACAGGAGGAACTGAATAAACAGAAACTAATCGAAAAGGTAACAGAGAGCAAATGGCTGTTTTAAAGactccatgaaatcaaaatgagagtTTCGATGAAAACTTTGATATGATAGTGTACTCTTAAAGATGACAAAACATACTTATAGCAGATGTATGCATTTCAAATTAATTGTCTTTCTATTGCGGGAAAACGGATAAATAATATTGATGATGATGACtcatccaatcaaatgctctctagattgagaatgtccctccccctaataccatAGAAATTTAGTTTTTCACATCAAAAGTGAACTGTATTCTTCAAATCGACAGGATCTTGAGGAACAAAGCCGTTTAATAGCGGCATCGAGCCGGCCCAACGCACCAGCTGCTGACGGACAGTACATAGTCCTTagcaacagccaatcagaggaCAGCGATGCAGGGGAGGAGGGGCAGAAAAAGGGCGAATCCGAGGCCTGACCGTACGGGGATAACAAAAGTCATACGCTTTAGTTCTTCAAGAGTTCTTCACTGTTGCCTGCAGGATCAAAGAAACCAACCTGGAAATAAtcgaattaaaataattaattgaaacaTATGTGGACATTTTGGGGAAACCTCCCAAAAGTTGTGTTATTTGTAAGAATCATGTATTTTATACAATATCCGTTGTTGAATTTGCTTTTAAAGggtttttatatatgtatgtgtgtaaatgAATCAACTACTATGACATACTATAACCTACAGAGACATTGGGTGACATTTGTTGCCTTATTTGGACAAAATTGCATGTGTGAATAACAGATTTGTAGAAGACATTATTGATACAGTATGTAAGGCTTTGTTATCTGTTCTCGTTGTATTTTAAGACCGCATGtgtttatgttcattttactTTAATGGTGAATTCTATTAGggcgaatctcacaaaacctgccaAGAACAGGTCTACGCCAAATTTTAATCCTGAAATCAAAAGAAACTTATAAGAATTTATAGCCtattttacataaagaatatgaaaagaaaaaaagtatgaCGATTAAGCACCCCCCATTTTCTCATTATTATCTAGTTTGATAATCAGTGATGATTCTCATGACTGTAATACAGGAAATTGTCACTGTATTCCACAAAAAAAATCAGGCCGTACAGCAAACGCCACCATGATGTATTCATATTTTACCAATAAAATTAGATATCATACTTCTTTCGCAATTGTATGCAATCGAGAATTTTTGCACTTTTGTTtcccttttttctgtttttttggaaATTCTTTACAGGTTTTTTGAGATTTCATGCAGGGGTTCAAAATGATTGTATAAGGTCCAGTTACAGTTATATGGTTCAGTTTTGTTCTTTCAGCAATCCGTTGCAAATTATGTTTCATCATGTTCTACATCTACAGTTACGCATCTGTTTGAAACTTCACCCCACAGACTTAATTACTGTGTTTCTATTCTCTTAATTATTCCCTCTGaatttaaaacacaaattattgGTTTCGTGCCTGACGTCATATGATCATGTGATTTTCTTTACATAACCCATACGTGTAGTTTCCCTTGTAAGTGTTGACATCTGCACATATTTGGCCAATATGTTGAAATATATCATATAAGCTTCGACCTAAGTCAAATAATTTGAACTGGTGATGGAATATCAAAATAATCTTCCACTGTGTTGAGGACTTCTGTAGATTTTGCATTTGTAAATGGCTGACAGAGCTGAAAATCACACAAAGTTACAGAATTAAATGTCTGCTCATTGATTGCTTtggtttatttacttttattattcccTTTTATTGCTTAATGGAACACAATCTTTACAGCTCACATTCTGTTGCATTTACAAGCCTTTAAAGatatgtctgtgttgtgtgtaaaTGACTTGTTCATAATTTATTGGGTTAAATGAAGATTTtggtattaaaaaaatgttttaaatgaattgGTCCTCTTTTTGTGGTCATTTCATGTCATACATTTCAattaaatttgaattaaaaagTTAAGTTATTAATTTATCTCCATGCATTTCACTTTATAACTAAAtcctttaactttttttatttccaggtttaaatgaaagaaaaaatattttttaatgtggaTATACAGACCTAAAAAATGTCTTCGGGGTGTCTAAgaataaacattattataattaaaaatctaatgtttttttttatatctggtCTTTCCAACCAAATGTTCCCAGTTAATTTACCCAATATGTTCCAAACTTTGGCAACTCGCGTTTGAATAATATCCGGAAAATAAAGTGTAACTTGTATGTTATTATTCATTTCTAATTGGCCTATATTTAGTCTGCATTTAAACAAGTCTAATTGGTAGTTTTTAGCACAACAATGAAGCCACAGGGGCTGCGCTCAGAGCCCAAGACAAATAAACAAGCAACTCATTTATCAAAAGCAGTCAAGCAACCCAAAGCGATCAATTCGCCATTGAATGGGACAATTATTACATGCTGCTTCCAGCAAATTGCCAAGCGGCTATTGTTCTTTTGCGTGTCTTTCTCCATGCATGTCAAGAGAGAAGGCTGGGAATATTCAGCAGGATTAGTTTAAACAGCATTagcctttattattattttaaactcgTGTGGTAGAAAATAACGTAAATAAGATTAGACACTAGTTGACTGCTTTCTCATAATGCTTGGGATGCTGTAGTTGGAAATGAGAATCATTCCTGAGAATGGGGCCTAATTTTCTACCTGGTGGGTAACAATAATGGCACGTCCCTTTCAATAGCAGATTTAAGGGATTCTGTGTCTCCAGAAGATAACAGGTTGATCGTTCAGCTCGGAATGCCTCATTTGGACACTGAATCCCATTGTGCGCTCCGGCGATTCACATGTAAAATGTTCAGACTCAGGGTTTAATTAGTGACGTTTCGGGGACCTTTAGTCTGGAGTTATAAAGCAAGATCTCAGCTTTCAAATCAAACCATTGAAGGTCCACCCACAAGAGAAGAAACTTGGCTCAGCTCTCCAAATGGCCTCTCTCGCAGTCAGCCCGATGGCGCAGCAGTCCGTGTTCACCATCGACAGCATCCTGGGACTGGACAGACCTGATCAGAGAACCGTCCTTTTAGCACCTTACCGACCGTGGACAGGTAATAGCAccaatatgcacacacacacacacacacacacacacacacacacacacacacacacacacacacacacacacacacacacacacacatatgttttgatgtattttaacacattttaatatgctGAAATGGCCCACAGCTGGTAAAGTAAAATCaggaaaaatatattgtttaaacgtttttaatattttttggtcATTTAGGCTATATTCCCAAAGTATTTTTTGTTGccctttttgcattgttttaaaattcaaatattgTGCAAATATATGAAACAATAATGAAACGTGCGAGCGATGAGTTGGTAAATCGGTTTACTGATTCGGTTTACGTTGGAAAGACCCAGTGTAGTCTGGCACATCCTCAAGCTAGCCCGAATTCCCAATGCCAATACCTATTTTTAACATGCCAAAATggcacaaaaatataataatatattttaggatattactaatatatttataaatgtgttttgagTATAGTTctattttagtcatttattttcctgatatttatttattttttacagatattgtacaaatatatttataggcTATTTATGATTGACAATGCAGTGATAAACGGCCAATTTACAACCAAAATTAAACTGTTCATTACAGGCCCGTCGCCAACTGTGTTACCCTAATCGTTCTATATTAAAAGTTTACGATTGTGATCATTTTCACTTTCTCAACAAGTTGTTTCAGCAGAACTTATCTCACAGGAACAGTAATCTCTACAGCGGTAGATATGCATAACACAtacacattatcttcagaaatgatTCAGAAAATTCATTACTCAACGCATTATTACACAGAACGTAActtgaaatataattatattcataaatgaCTGTTAAAACATCCCAAAACAGCACCCAAACATTGCAAAGACCTACtccattaattattcaaatacaaCAGCCAATGGCAAGTCTCCAGCAGCAGACCTTTCaatatgttatttttgtgttagtagttttatttattcaaattacaATATGCAGtttgtaagtatatatatatatatatatcatataaatcatGCAATTCATTTAGTTAAGCATAGAGAATTGTTTATACGTAATTCCTTTGCGCAGCTCAGCTGCGCATTGCATGCGATCTCAGAATCACATTTTGGCGGTTTTGTAGACCTACAGCAAAGCTATGGATATAAGAAAGTGGTTTAAAGATTCGTCGTTGACAAAGACGACTTTGACCAACAACAACGTGTGTGGACAGCTCATTCAGCTGGCATTTGAGAAGGATCTCACACGCAAGTGTCAACATGAATGGAAAGATAATGTTCTTCGGAGATTTCACTCGGAGACCCGCCTTCAACTATTTTAATCAATTGTGAATACAATGCTTGCCTGCTTCATTGCTAAATTTTTATTGCAGTATGTTATGCATTGcttttattgttgttgtgttgttcttgGATCCAGCTGGTTAGCCATGCTCTTTTGCTTtcattcaaaagaaaaaatatccaGAGAGatacaaagagaaagaaagagagagagagagagagagagagagagagagagagagagagaaagatatagtgagagaggaTAAAACGTATTGCTCAACAAGAGCTGAAGTCTCTgtgtataacaaaaaaaaaaaagaattttattgcagtatgttatgcattgcttttattattgttgtgCTGTTGGTGGAAACCAGGAGCTTTTGTGACTCGTGTTTATGAAGTGTTGTAGAGTCATAAATCAAATTGGTTTTGGTGTAGTTTTAGGTTGGACTTGTAATGATATGCATTACGTTGATTGTGCTTGTTACTCAAGAAAGCCACTAGATGGCACAGTGTTGTGTATGTGACGAACAATGCAGATTAACATAAAATATAGGCTACTAGAAATGTTaagagaaaataaacagaaaCGTTGAGATCATACGGTGaagtattttatttgaataattgaaCAAAACAAGACTATTGTGGTCTATTTTAAGTTATAGCCTAATATGGGTTGTTGTTTTGGTCTGTCTCGGATCATTAAAAAAAGTGTGCCCCCCTATGAAAATTAAATGCCCCCCCATTTGGTTTGTTCTGGCGACGGCCCTGGTTCATTATATTTTGCGAGCAATGACTTGGTGAATCGGTTGACTGAACGATCATTGGAACACGCAAGAACTGATATGGTTAAAGTGTGATGGATGAACAACACACACTCATGacaaaatcgtcaggattcgtacaacttttctaaatttggctaattcgtatgatatcgtgcaactgcactcgtttgaattcctatgactttaactaaagccaatgacgtcactggacatcgtttccatctaatacgtgacaattacttgcttctgtcacacacaacagcttccggTCATGTTTACAAACTCTACTGATTGTTTAAGTTtaagataaggggtttgggtaagggcataatattaaaagtatgtccttaacgcatCGTGCATGAAACTcgcgcttacttccgcattaaacatccgggaatttgcacgtgatgaagtcgtacgagtttatgcgaacaacatcctTTTAGACCATaggaaatagccaactcgtaaatgtTGTACGACTTTACATGAGATCGGGTGTGGGTGCGCAATTCTACAGCATAGatttcacaataataataattataatacatatcGTGCATATTTCTTTAGTTTATTGACGCTGATTGGAAATACAGTGATAAACAGCACTTTTCAACTAAACATTTGAATATGTCAGTGCACTGACTCTGAATTGGTTCGCTGAAACGGTCCATTTGACGACCTATTCGAGCAAATCTCAAATATTTCAGACAAACGCTCATGGAGTGAGAGAGTTTATTAGATAACTGACTGTCTCTTATTTATTTCAGACTTAAAGCCAACATGCCAGAAGCGTCGGATTGTTGCAGACAGTGATGGTTCGGTGGACGTGAGGGTGAATGAAGATAAATCGCACAGTAAAGCACCAGCGGACTCGTACAGAAGAACACTGAACTGGTACATCGGGCGCAGGCCGCGCACAGCTTTCTCCAGTGTGCAGGTGAAGACCTGAGAAATATTGTGGTCCTGTATGAACTAGGCCTACATGTGGTTAGTTAACAGAAACATATTCATCATCAACACATAATGATGATGGGACTTTATCCAAAACCAGGGTTTAAGTTTAAATGTCAAAATTCAACATGCTGCAATACATTTCAAAAATGCTGTATCTGCAAGCTAAACAACATTGAAATTACTTAAATAATCtgataaaatgtcatttaaaccATTCTGAAAATAGGctatatggcaaaaaaaaaaaaaaaaaaaaaagcaaagaacatatttaatatttaaatggtttTCACAGATTAAAAAAGCcacatcacacaaaaatatatctatatttatattttcagaggAAATATTCtcagtatttatgcatttcagtttcaaactgaattgtgtaatcttgtgtaaatgcatttataaaacTTAAATGGTTAGAGTTAGCTTTGATTTTCTATAGTTATTGTAATTCAATTTTGTTAATGATTACACAATTTATATTTAACAGAACTTTGTTAAAAATAGGCAAGAGTGTTGTACATGTgcaatatttcaaaatactaaaATCACCCTTTTAACATACTGAATGTAACATATATTTTCCTGAAGAGTGGAATTTAAACAATGgtataaatatattcataaatatatgaCCTATAATGTATGTTTATATTCCTAAATGGCCATAAatcaaaatgttgtatttgtcATACTTGCAGTTGCAACATTACATAAAGCAGCAATAACATGAAACGTTATATTTGCATTCTGTTATTTCTGAAATCAGAGATTCAGAGTTAAATAGATCATCCATAATCTGAAGGCACAATGCATTTTATAGGAAACTGCATTTTCTCCATTTAGttttaatgttcattttttttttctaatgtttTCCAGATCAAGATCTTAGAGAGTGTGTTTCAAGTGAACTCCTACCCGGGTATCGATATACGTGAAGAACTTGCCAAGAAACTACACCTTGATGAAGACAGAATTCAGGTAAAGAATGATCCATAATTAATGAATCCTGCAGTATATCAAATAATCTACATATTTTAATTTGCTTTGATCTTTTAAATGGTAAACAACAAAGATTGTTGTTCGGTAAAGGGCTGTTCTTTTAGTATAACGTTCATTTATTGCTTTTTGGAtaagtactgtcactttaagaattATCCCACATTTAAGAGAGTTCAAACAGTGAATgatatattataatgtatattgttCTTTCAGAAGGTGTTTGGATGGTTGAATGatgttttttgtgtctgtcttTAGATTTGGTTCCAGAACAGGAGAGCAAAGCTGAAGCGCTCACACAGAGAAT from Xyrauchen texanus isolate HMW12.3.18 chromosome 39, RBS_HiC_50CHRs, whole genome shotgun sequence encodes:
- the hesx1 gene encoding homeobox expressed in ES cells 1 — its product is MASLAVSPMAQQSVFTIDSILGLDRPDQRTVLLAPYRPWTDLKPTCQKRRIVADSDGSVDVRVNEDKSHSKAPADSYRRTLNWYIGRRPRTAFSSVQIKILESVFQVNSYPGIDIREELAKKLHLDEDRIQIWFQNRRAKLKRSHRESQFLMVKNVISDLQISRD